One window of the Granulicella arctica genome contains the following:
- a CDS encoding carboxypeptidase-like regulatory domain-containing protein has product MLLVVLGISLLIVPVGLAQSNYGAIRGIVADSQGASIAKANVELTSESTHITRTTTSNGSGEYTFSAVDPGTYTISAETDGFSKLSHRGIVVDSGNTIPVDIALQIGSASQTVEVTAAEPLVNSGTSYNGQLIDSQKLQNLPNPGRNPFLFSKLDNNVTAVGDPRFVRFQDQSGSSTISIAGAPLSSNNYSVDGIPITDFSNRAVIIPSIEAVQEVKVQANTYDAEIGRTSGGMFNTTLHSGSSSLHGVLQGETRQTNWGANLFFNNRTAYKDPVTGITQPTTPRGAAEFYSYVGAIGGPVPLPKVLGGKDKTFFWLTEEGYRQRSPLTASNSYEVPTALQRGTSIGTAGNFSDIGTVAGGVCVTGRCIYDPLSPATARTPFPNNTIPASRINPVGYAILSYYPAPNSAVAAYGSPNFTGQDTLGDRADEFVGKLDHQFGSKWASDFYYMHYGSKEPGGNSLTTAPGSSSSYLLYRKVDAVGIQNTITVNPTTVVTVGFGFNRFPNDTQDISKGFNQSTLGFPSNYLSALSKTGFPAITGDSGLSSEGTSNSGPAVYFSRNFVAGVSKSLGKHNVKAGYVFRAISLTFTSLSSADGAFTFDSTLTNSGTGKTDAHPSGSTGATAADMLLGYPTSGTLIIPAKLAITTQYNAVFVQDDWRVMPKLTLNLGMRYEHEPGVNERNNHYAVGFDQTASYNAFGSSVGAVGGVEFAGQNGYRTSTGNTTNKYSPRAGFAYAIDDKTVIRGGYGLFYQPFVYSGSASLAPGYVVTNSIPGQSGVPSISLSNPFPTLSTAASGNTFGLSTSIGSTLSVIDQNRKAPFYDSYSADIQRELPYGFAVKLGYVGGHGRNQPNSLNINQLADANYARASALDTKVANKYAGLGFWGTGTQSYNQTIRPFPQYQGITDSVSDGKTQYNALDIKVQKRFSQGFTLLAAFTWSSNWDNLWGAGSTLNPGNNGPQDSYNLKTEYSRAINDIPKRTTIAATYELPFGHGKQFLGGSSRWLDLAVGGWRFNDIMVIQDGAPLPLTQSTNVNSAYGNATTRPTLVAGASACHSGSPESRLGGSGNTPYFNPAAFTATPQYSYGNTPRTVNCYGPGYLNSDLSLNKNFRVTERVNAEFRAEALNAFNTPQFNGPNLAVDSSSAGQITGTLGFPRLVQLGGRLTF; this is encoded by the coding sequence ATGCTTCTCGTTGTTCTTGGAATCTCCCTCTTGATAGTTCCTGTGGGACTGGCCCAGTCTAACTACGGTGCAATTCGCGGCATCGTTGCTGACTCTCAGGGCGCTTCTATCGCCAAGGCAAATGTTGAATTGACCTCAGAGTCCACGCACATTACACGAACGACCACCAGCAATGGTTCAGGTGAGTACACCTTTAGCGCCGTTGATCCAGGGACTTATACGATCTCTGCGGAAACTGATGGATTCAGTAAGCTAAGCCACCGTGGAATTGTTGTGGATTCGGGCAATACTATTCCGGTGGACATTGCGCTTCAGATTGGTTCTGCAAGTCAGACAGTCGAAGTTACGGCGGCTGAACCGCTGGTCAACAGTGGAACATCGTATAACGGCCAGTTGATCGATTCACAGAAACTACAGAATCTTCCTAATCCTGGTCGCAATCCATTCCTGTTCTCGAAGTTGGACAATAACGTGACAGCCGTGGGCGATCCGCGTTTTGTGCGTTTTCAAGACCAAAGCGGATCTTCAACTATCTCGATTGCCGGTGCACCGCTAAGCTCGAATAATTATTCAGTCGATGGTATTCCGATCACAGACTTTAGCAATCGTGCCGTGATAATTCCTTCGATCGAAGCAGTGCAAGAAGTCAAGGTTCAAGCCAACACCTACGATGCTGAGATTGGGCGAACGAGCGGTGGAATGTTCAACACGACGTTGCATTCCGGTTCCAGTTCGTTGCATGGGGTGCTTCAAGGTGAAACACGGCAAACCAATTGGGGAGCCAATCTATTCTTCAACAACCGCACCGCTTATAAAGATCCCGTAACGGGTATTACGCAGCCGACTACACCACGCGGTGCCGCTGAATTTTATAGCTACGTAGGCGCAATCGGCGGCCCAGTACCATTGCCCAAGGTTCTCGGAGGTAAAGATAAGACCTTTTTCTGGTTGACGGAAGAAGGATATCGGCAGCGTTCTCCGCTAACTGCATCGAACTCATATGAGGTGCCGACCGCGCTTCAGAGAGGCACCTCAATTGGTACCGCTGGAAACTTTTCCGATATAGGTACGGTTGCGGGCGGCGTGTGCGTTACAGGTCGCTGCATCTACGACCCACTCTCTCCTGCAACTGCCCGCACACCTTTCCCGAACAACACAATTCCTGCAAGCAGGATCAACCCGGTTGGCTATGCAATTCTGAGCTACTACCCTGCGCCAAACAGCGCTGTGGCTGCTTATGGGTCGCCTAACTTCACCGGTCAAGATACGCTTGGAGATCGCGCCGATGAGTTCGTCGGCAAGCTGGACCATCAGTTTGGTAGCAAGTGGGCCTCGGACTTCTATTACATGCACTACGGCAGTAAGGAGCCCGGCGGCAACTCGCTCACGACAGCACCTGGAAGCTCATCTTCCTATTTGCTTTACCGGAAGGTCGACGCAGTAGGTATTCAAAATACGATTACGGTAAACCCGACGACAGTGGTCACTGTCGGCTTTGGGTTCAATCGTTTCCCGAATGATACTCAGGACATCAGCAAAGGATTCAATCAGAGCACGCTGGGCTTCCCGAGCAACTATCTCTCCGCGCTTTCGAAAACCGGCTTTCCAGCCATCACAGGTGATTCTGGTCTTTCGAGCGAAGGTACTTCGAACTCAGGTCCGGCTGTATATTTTTCACGTAATTTCGTTGCTGGCGTTTCAAAAAGCCTCGGCAAGCACAATGTCAAGGCAGGCTATGTCTTTCGCGCGATTAGCCTCACGTTTACCAGTCTGAGCAGTGCCGACGGTGCATTCACCTTCGACAGTACGCTGACGAATTCAGGTACGGGTAAAACTGATGCTCATCCATCAGGAAGCACTGGTGCCACAGCGGCGGATATGTTGCTTGGCTATCCAACATCGGGCACTTTGATTATTCCGGCAAAGCTGGCGATCACGACGCAGTACAACGCTGTCTTTGTGCAAGACGACTGGCGGGTGATGCCAAAGCTGACGCTCAACCTTGGCATGCGTTATGAGCATGAGCCTGGTGTAAACGAGCGGAACAATCACTATGCAGTCGGCTTTGACCAGACGGCAAGCTACAACGCTTTTGGCAGCTCGGTCGGAGCGGTGGGTGGTGTTGAATTCGCTGGTCAGAACGGATACCGCACATCTACCGGCAATACGACAAACAAGTATTCGCCAAGAGCCGGCTTTGCATACGCCATTGACGATAAGACCGTCATACGCGGAGGTTACGGGCTCTTCTATCAACCGTTCGTATACAGCGGATCAGCTTCACTTGCACCGGGTTACGTTGTGACTAACAGCATCCCTGGTCAGAGCGGAGTCCCTTCAATTAGTTTGAGCAATCCATTCCCGACCTTGAGCACCGCTGCTTCCGGAAACACGTTTGGATTGAGCACCAGCATCGGCAGTACGCTATCTGTAATCGACCAGAACCGCAAGGCGCCGTTCTACGACTCCTACTCGGCTGATATCCAAAGAGAACTACCCTACGGCTTCGCAGTCAAGCTCGGCTATGTAGGCGGACACGGTCGGAATCAGCCAAATAGTTTGAATATCAACCAACTTGCAGATGCCAACTATGCGCGCGCTTCGGCACTCGACACCAAGGTAGCCAATAAGTATGCGGGTCTTGGCTTCTGGGGGACGGGAACACAGTCCTATAACCAGACGATCCGGCCGTTCCCACAGTACCAAGGAATCACTGATTCTGTGAGCGATGGCAAGACGCAATACAACGCGTTGGATATCAAGGTACAGAAGCGTTTCAGCCAAGGGTTCACCTTGCTGGCTGCTTTCACATGGTCTTCCAATTGGGACAATTTGTGGGGCGCAGGCAGCACGCTCAATCCCGGCAATAATGGTCCACAGGACAGCTACAACCTGAAGACTGAGTACTCACGCGCGATCAACGATATTCCCAAGCGGACTACCATTGCTGCAACCTATGAGTTGCCTTTCGGTCATGGAAAGCAGTTCCTTGGTGGATCCAGCCGCTGGCTCGATCTTGCTGTAGGTGGCTGGCGCTTCAACGACATCATGGTAATTCAGGATGGCGCCCCGCTCCCGCTTACTCAGTCGACCAACGTCAACTCGGCTTATGGCAACGCTACAACTCGCCCAACCCTCGTTGCAGGAGCTTCCGCTTGCCACAGCGGATCACCTGAAAGTCGCCTTGGCGGGAGCGGCAACACTCCTTACTTCAATCCGGCAGCATTCACGGCAACTCCACAGTACTCGTATGGCAACACACCACGTACCGTCAACTGCTATGGACCTGGTTACCTGAACTCGGATCTATCCCTCAACAAGAACTTCAGAGTGACGGAGAGAGTGAATGC
- a CDS encoding dipeptidase — MSKLLRTAFAFSTLLTISLTAQRPRTTHITDAEVARITSEAILIDTHDDITSKTVAGYDIATANKSGQTDLPRMKGFLGAEFFAVYVGAEYTKDNHSANRALQMIDTVRTDVIAAHPNEFVYATTADDIIRAHAQHKIAALMGIEGGHAIEDSLRLLRDYYALGVRYMTLTHFNTNNWADSQGDFDDPKVTHHNGLTPFGKDVVREMNRLGMMVDISHTADKTFFDALEVSTAPIIASHSSCRAVSDHTRNMTDEMIKALAAKGGTMQINFDCAYLSQRYSDASKPIMAELRPRFMEAQKIEDPVAREAAIEKLEEESTAKLPPATLDDVVAQIDHAVKIGGIDHVGIGTDFDGVGCVPAELSSYDKFPALTRALLEKGYTATDIKKIYGGNLIRVMRAVEQRARELKTTPALETTIATAK; from the coding sequence GTGTCAAAGCTTCTTCGCACTGCATTCGCATTCAGCACACTATTGACGATATCTCTCACTGCCCAGCGGCCCCGAACAACTCACATCACCGATGCTGAGGTCGCGCGCATCACGAGCGAAGCCATATTGATCGACACCCATGATGACATTACTTCCAAGACAGTCGCGGGGTACGACATTGCCACGGCTAACAAGAGCGGTCAGACCGACCTGCCTCGCATGAAAGGTTTTCTAGGCGCCGAGTTCTTCGCTGTCTATGTAGGTGCGGAGTACACAAAAGACAATCATTCAGCTAATCGTGCACTCCAAATGATCGATACGGTTCGCACGGATGTCATCGCTGCTCATCCTAATGAATTCGTGTACGCAACTACCGCGGACGACATTATCCGCGCTCATGCGCAGCATAAAATTGCTGCCTTGATGGGTATTGAAGGCGGTCACGCAATCGAGGATTCACTCCGCCTCCTCCGGGATTACTATGCGCTCGGCGTGCGTTACATGACGCTTACTCACTTCAACACCAACAATTGGGCTGATTCACAAGGCGACTTTGATGACCCCAAGGTTACACACCATAACGGCCTGACACCCTTCGGCAAAGATGTAGTCCGTGAGATGAATCGACTGGGCATGATGGTCGACATCTCTCATACTGCTGACAAGACGTTTTTCGATGCACTGGAAGTGTCGACCGCACCCATCATCGCCTCACACTCGAGCTGCCGTGCTGTCTCAGATCACACTCGCAACATGACTGACGAGATGATCAAGGCGCTAGCAGCAAAGGGGGGCACCATGCAGATCAACTTCGACTGCGCCTATCTCTCTCAGCGTTACTCGGATGCTTCAAAACCCATCATGGCTGAGCTACGCCCCCGCTTTATGGAAGCCCAGAAGATTGAGGATCCCGTCGCACGCGAGGCTGCCATAGAGAAGCTTGAAGAAGAATCGACAGCGAAGCTGCCACCAGCGACCCTCGATGACGTAGTCGCTCAGATCGATCACGCAGTCAAAATAGGCGGTATCGATCATGTCGGAATCGGCACTGACTTTGATGGGGTTGGGTGCGTTCCTGCTGAACTCAGTTCCTACGATAAGTTCCCTGCCCTGACCCGGGCATTACTTGAGAAAGGTTATACAGCCACCGACATCAAGAAGATTTACGGCGGAAATCTCATCCGCGTCATGCGCGCAGTCGAGCAACGTGCCCGAGAACTAAAAACAACTCCGGCTCTTGAAACAACCATCGCAACCGCGAAGTAG
- a CDS encoding Rid family hydrolase has translation MKRKYILMTAALVMFSGIVQAQVIVKHIQTDKSPIATGVWAGDTYYLSGQLASPITAADTAKGTAADYGDTKAQAASIFSKIQTLLKEQGLDMKDVVKMTVFLGPDPKTGKLDFAGMQSEYVKYFGTKEQPNKVARSAFQVAALAAPWALLEIEVIAVRGK, from the coding sequence ATGAAACGTAAATACATCTTAATGACTGCTGCACTGGTGATGTTCTCAGGCATAGTGCAGGCGCAAGTTATCGTGAAGCACATCCAAACGGATAAATCGCCGATCGCGACTGGCGTCTGGGCTGGTGATACCTATTATTTGAGCGGACAGCTTGCGTCGCCCATCACAGCAGCGGACACGGCTAAGGGTACTGCCGCTGATTATGGAGACACAAAAGCACAAGCGGCGAGTATCTTCTCAAAAATTCAGACGCTCCTAAAGGAACAGGGACTTGATATGAAGGACGTCGTAAAGATGACCGTCTTTCTGGGACCTGATCCCAAGACAGGCAAGCTGGACTTTGCTGGGATGCAATCGGAGTATGTCAAATACTTCGGCACCAAGGAGCAGCCAAACAAGGTAGCTCGTTCCGCTTTCCAGGTTGCCGCCTTGGCGGCCCCTTGGGCTTTGTTAGAAATTGAAGTGATTGCCGTACGAGGCAAGTAG
- a CDS encoding flavin monoamine oxidase family protein, whose translation MGISRRDFLMRVGQAGGYSAAFATMQSLGLMPMKGIQAQEIAAPAGVGKGVKVVVLGGGIGGLVSAYELKKLGYDVTLLEARERPGGRAWTGRKGAKVKFVDGTEQTIAWEDGNYQNLGPARLPSTHWTMLGYARELKVPMEVEINTSRSSLLQNDKANGGAAVPQRKAINDTRGHVSELLSKCIAQGALDSEITKEDRDRMTAFLKVYGPLDKTGKYIGSDRAGLKTPPGAGSQLPVVDDPMDMHMLLDENFWNSMLYEETWDWQATMMQPVGGMDRIAFAFAAALGPVIQFSSPVTAIKKTAKGVQISYTQNGSAKQLEAAYCVCAMPFSMIKKIPHDFSPAFAKVIDESTMASSYKVAWESRRFWEQDYNIYGGLSFVSQGPSPVWYPSSRLMHPTGIVVAGYTDEGADPAFLKMTMQEKFAASRGTIEKLHPGHGKELTNPIFCGWKHIEWNEGSWIRSYGGGLSGYDVVIQADGPIYFAGDTISHIVGWQEGAALSGRRAVSMISEKVKSAKLAGLPSVISA comes from the coding sequence ATGGGAATTTCCAGGCGTGATTTTTTGATGCGAGTCGGGCAGGCTGGTGGGTACAGCGCTGCGTTTGCAACCATGCAGTCTCTCGGGCTGATGCCAATGAAAGGTATACAGGCACAGGAGATCGCCGCTCCGGCAGGGGTTGGCAAGGGCGTGAAGGTAGTGGTACTGGGCGGGGGGATTGGAGGCCTGGTCTCTGCATACGAGTTGAAGAAGCTTGGGTACGATGTAACGCTGCTTGAAGCGCGGGAACGTCCGGGTGGGCGTGCCTGGACGGGCCGCAAGGGCGCCAAGGTCAAGTTTGTTGATGGCACGGAGCAGACCATTGCGTGGGAGGACGGGAACTATCAGAATCTAGGGCCGGCACGACTTCCGAGCACCCACTGGACGATGCTCGGGTACGCGCGCGAGTTGAAGGTCCCGATGGAAGTAGAGATAAACACCTCGCGATCGTCGCTCCTCCAGAACGATAAGGCGAACGGCGGAGCGGCGGTGCCCCAGCGGAAGGCGATCAACGATACGCGCGGCCATGTGTCTGAGTTGCTGTCGAAGTGTATCGCGCAGGGCGCTCTTGATTCGGAGATTACGAAGGAAGATCGTGATCGCATGACGGCGTTTCTGAAGGTCTATGGACCGCTGGATAAAACAGGCAAATATATTGGATCAGATCGGGCGGGGCTGAAAACGCCTCCCGGAGCCGGTTCGCAGCTTCCCGTTGTTGATGATCCGATGGATATGCACATGCTGCTCGATGAGAATTTCTGGAACAGCATGCTGTATGAAGAGACGTGGGACTGGCAGGCAACAATGATGCAGCCAGTTGGCGGCATGGACAGAATTGCGTTTGCGTTTGCTGCTGCTTTAGGCCCGGTAATTCAATTCAGCTCACCTGTAACTGCTATTAAAAAGACGGCAAAAGGTGTGCAGATTTCCTACACGCAAAACGGATCTGCGAAGCAACTGGAGGCAGCTTACTGTGTCTGTGCTATGCCGTTCTCGATGATCAAGAAGATTCCACATGACTTCTCTCCAGCATTCGCAAAGGTAATTGACGAAAGCACCATGGCGAGCAGCTATAAGGTTGCTTGGGAATCACGGCGTTTCTGGGAGCAGGACTATAACATTTACGGGGGTCTATCCTTCGTGTCGCAGGGGCCAAGTCCAGTCTGGTATCCAAGCTCGCGGCTGATGCACCCGACCGGTATCGTAGTGGCTGGTTATACCGATGAGGGAGCAGATCCGGCCTTCTTGAAGATGACGATGCAGGAGAAGTTCGCCGCGAGCCGCGGCACCATCGAGAAGCTGCATCCTGGCCATGGCAAGGAACTGACGAACCCGATCTTCTGTGGCTGGAAGCACATCGAGTGGAACGAAGGCTCGTGGATTCGGAGCTACGGCGGCGGCCTAAGCGGCTATGATGTCGTGATCCAAGCGGATGGGCCAATCTACTTCGCGGGGGATACCATCAGCCACATAGTTGGCTGGCAGGAGGGTGCGGCTCTGAGCGGTCGAAGAGCCGTATCGATGATCAGCGAGAAGGTGAAATCCGCAAAGCTCGCGGGCCTGCCCTCGGTAATTTCAGCTTGA
- a CDS encoding M14 family zinc carboxypeptidase: MNLRNAASLMTVFALLSVNMSLAAQALNGDFARDPKQLADEEYAKHMQQYTTDPSFTSPLVDYLPASKTVPTPMKILGDVAGAPDMLPYAEDVYKYFRLLASSSPRVKVYTIGHTEEGREMIAAAIADENLLKNMSENKERLAKLADPRSIGMDDAKARTLVDASYPVYYITGTIHSPETGAPTALMELAYRLAVDDSPYIKYIRSHMIVLITPVVEVDGRDRMVDIYKWHKANPGKQWPRLTYWGHYVAHDNNRDAMGMTLNLTQNVLNTYLDFHAQVLHDLHESVPFLYDNTVGDGPYNAWIDPTLADEWAELGWNNVAQMQGLKMPGVFTHGDFDTWSPGYLMFLAGLHNGISRLYETFGNGGADTEKRILQPEEYSRTWYRQNPPLPVVTWSQRDNNNYEETALLTTLSYFSQHAHHFLENYYIKSKRAEQKPSTDGPAAYVFPVNESEANRQVQLLEVLKRQHLEISQLSSAVTTSIPAAKRGDKPTQEIIPAGSFVVRLDQPYSRVADALLDRQYWAPDDPQKHPYDDTGWSFSQLFNVKVLRVTDPAFLNATMTLATDLSTALGKLNGGGTVFAVANTGQSSLLALLYKLKNAHISVTQKAFDSEGQHFPAGSLLIEDALESAVTPILKELSLDGSRLSAKPTISTHPAAAPRIAFMHSWQATQTEGWWRYAFDKAGVPFDYISTQTITGMDDLRGKYDVIVFAPIGRASTHDIIDGSPMYGNALPWQKTELTPNLGLLDSTPDTRPGMGYSGLQHLRTFIEKGGLLITCEDTAEFAIDTGLAPGVSVVPRGDARVTGTVLDSIFVSVGSPVASGFGPTVPVMSANGLAFNISNTLGRANGRVLMDPYTQRPTGRGTVDDSDAPQGRKNNIDPEPLIKQQPWEAKVLNEDQMRNNLLVIPKEYRPEVILRFSDSKTMLLSGLLDKQASIAERAIVVNAHLGKGNVLLFANNPVYRGETVGTYPLVFNAIMNYDHLGDANKATK, encoded by the coding sequence ATGAATCTTCGTAATGCGGCATCTCTGATGACGGTCTTCGCCCTACTGTCCGTCAACATGTCCCTCGCAGCACAGGCGCTGAACGGCGACTTCGCCCGTGACCCGAAGCAACTGGCTGACGAAGAGTATGCGAAACACATGCAGCAATATACGACAGATCCTTCGTTCACTTCGCCGCTGGTCGATTATCTTCCTGCATCAAAGACCGTGCCGACCCCAATGAAGATCCTTGGCGATGTCGCAGGTGCTCCGGATATGCTGCCCTATGCAGAGGATGTTTACAAATATTTCCGTCTTCTTGCCTCAAGCTCCCCGCGCGTGAAGGTCTATACCATCGGCCACACTGAAGAGGGGCGCGAGATGATCGCTGCTGCCATTGCTGACGAGAACCTGCTCAAGAACATGAGCGAAAACAAGGAAAGGCTGGCCAAACTCGCCGACCCGCGAAGCATCGGCATGGATGACGCCAAGGCCCGAACCCTTGTAGACGCTTCTTATCCGGTCTACTACATCACGGGAACTATTCATTCACCCGAAACCGGGGCACCTACCGCTCTGATGGAACTCGCCTACAGGCTTGCTGTAGATGACTCTCCATACATCAAGTACATCCGTTCGCACATGATCGTTCTGATCACACCTGTAGTCGAGGTAGACGGTCGGGATCGCATGGTTGACATCTATAAGTGGCACAAAGCTAACCCTGGAAAGCAGTGGCCCAGACTGACATACTGGGGCCACTACGTTGCCCATGACAACAATCGTGACGCCATGGGCATGACGCTGAACCTCACACAGAACGTCCTCAATACCTATCTTGATTTTCATGCCCAGGTACTTCATGATCTACACGAATCTGTGCCATTCCTTTATGACAATACCGTCGGGGACGGTCCTTACAATGCATGGATAGATCCGACGCTTGCCGATGAATGGGCTGAGCTTGGCTGGAACAACGTCGCGCAGATGCAGGGCTTGAAGATGCCCGGGGTGTTTACTCATGGTGACTTCGACACATGGAGTCCCGGCTATCTAATGTTTCTTGCAGGATTGCACAACGGCATCAGTCGCCTGTACGAGACCTTCGGGAACGGTGGCGCCGATACGGAAAAGCGCATTCTGCAGCCTGAAGAATACTCTCGCACTTGGTATCGCCAAAACCCTCCCTTGCCGGTCGTCACCTGGTCGCAACGAGATAACAATAATTATGAAGAGACGGCACTGCTGACGACGCTCTCTTATTTTTCACAGCATGCGCATCACTTCCTTGAGAACTATTACATCAAGAGCAAGCGCGCCGAACAGAAGCCTTCGACCGATGGTCCGGCGGCTTACGTTTTTCCAGTGAACGAGTCGGAAGCTAATCGTCAGGTCCAATTGCTCGAAGTGCTGAAACGGCAACATCTCGAAATCAGCCAACTTTCTAGCGCGGTCACTACCTCGATTCCCGCGGCCAAGCGAGGCGACAAGCCGACGCAGGAGATCATTCCTGCGGGAAGTTTTGTTGTTCGACTCGATCAGCCGTACTCCCGCGTAGCTGACGCGCTGCTCGATCGACAGTACTGGGCGCCGGACGATCCGCAGAAGCACCCGTACGACGACACCGGATGGTCCTTCAGCCAACTCTTCAATGTCAAAGTCTTGCGCGTGACCGATCCGGCTTTCCTCAACGCGACTATGACTCTAGCGACAGATCTTTCCACCGCTTTAGGCAAACTCAATGGCGGTGGAACAGTCTTCGCCGTAGCGAACACAGGTCAGAGTTCCTTGCTGGCGCTGCTTTATAAACTGAAGAATGCCCATATCTCCGTCACCCAGAAAGCCTTTGATTCCGAAGGACAGCATTTCCCTGCAGGATCCCTGCTCATTGAAGACGCTTTAGAATCGGCTGTCACGCCGATCCTGAAGGAACTGTCACTGGATGGATCTAGATTGAGCGCCAAGCCGACCATCTCGACTCACCCTGCAGCAGCGCCTCGCATCGCTTTCATGCACTCCTGGCAGGCGACCCAGACGGAAGGTTGGTGGCGGTACGCCTTCGATAAAGCTGGCGTTCCCTTCGACTACATCAGCACCCAGACGATCACCGGCATGGACGATCTCCGCGGTAAGTACGATGTGATTGTCTTCGCTCCCATCGGCCGCGCTTCAACTCACGACATCATTGATGGAAGTCCCATGTACGGCAATGCTCTTCCGTGGCAGAAGACGGAACTTACGCCCAACTTAGGCCTGCTCGATTCGACGCCTGACACCAGACCAGGGATGGGCTATAGCGGCCTTCAGCATCTTCGAACGTTTATAGAGAAGGGTGGTCTCTTAATCACGTGTGAGGACACTGCGGAGTTTGCCATCGATACTGGCCTTGCGCCCGGCGTCAGTGTCGTTCCACGCGGCGATGCCCGGGTTACCGGAACGGTGCTCGACAGCATCTTCGTTTCGGTCGGTAGCCCCGTCGCATCTGGCTTTGGACCCACTGTCCCTGTGATGAGCGCAAACGGTCTTGCCTTCAATATCAGCAACACCCTCGGTCGCGCCAACGGTCGCGTTCTTATGGATCCTTATACGCAAAGGCCTACCGGTAGGGGGACGGTCGACGATAGTGACGCTCCACAAGGGCGGAAGAACAACATAGACCCTGAACCACTTATCAAACAACAGCCATGGGAAGCCAAGGTCCTCAACGAAGACCAGATGCGAAACAATTTGCTGGTCATTCCCAAGGAGTACAGACCTGAGGTGATTCTGCGCTTTAGTGACTCTAAGACCATGCTTCTCTCGGGTCTGCTCGATAAGCAGGCTTCGATCGCTGAACGAGCTATCGTGGTCAATGCTCACTTAGGTAAGGGAAATGTTCTCCTATTTGCGAACAATCCCGTTTACCGCGGAGAAACTGTCGGCACCTACCCACTTGTCTTCAACGCGATCATGAACTACGACCATCTGGGAGATGCTAACAAAGCAACAAAGTAG
- a CDS encoding amidohydrolase family protein: MKQELRGAGSTTAVDKFVDMVSATAEVDLRLSDFKPLSALRSPVHLPERGRFPVIDYHNHLDSMQPAEVLKVMDQCGVEHIVNITMQVGQKALEIMDNFRRYAPDRFSSIGWMDWSGVERHDFVQVTTDRLRRMIDHGACGIKFWKDLGLTLRDTDGSLLRIDDERFSPIFEVCSTLGLPVMFHTSDPSAFFDPIDAHNERYEELAAHPDWGFHGLPVTKRDLLEQRNRVIARHAKTTFVGAHCAESGEDLAYLAQQLDALPNLQIDISARTPELGRQPYTSRAFFLKYADRIIFGTDLLPEVDMYRLYYRFLETADEYFEYPSHASRQGRWNIYGIFLPDDVLKKIYRDNALRLLPRLRQP, encoded by the coding sequence ATGAAACAGGAATTACGAGGAGCAGGGTCAACCACCGCGGTTGACAAGTTCGTCGATATGGTGAGTGCCACTGCGGAGGTAGACCTGCGGCTGAGCGATTTTAAGCCCCTTTCGGCATTGCGATCACCCGTACATCTACCCGAGCGCGGACGCTTCCCGGTCATCGACTATCACAACCACCTCGATTCCATGCAACCTGCAGAGGTCCTAAAGGTCATGGATCAGTGCGGTGTAGAACATATCGTCAACATCACGATGCAGGTTGGCCAAAAAGCACTCGAGATCATGGATAATTTTCGCCGGTATGCGCCGGATCGTTTCTCATCGATTGGGTGGATGGATTGGAGCGGAGTAGAGCGGCACGACTTTGTGCAGGTGACAACGGATCGCCTGCGCAGAATGATTGATCACGGCGCCTGCGGGATCAAGTTCTGGAAAGATCTTGGCCTCACCCTTAGAGATACTGATGGTTCCCTGCTGCGCATCGACGACGAACGCTTCAGCCCGATTTTTGAAGTATGCAGCACTTTGGGTTTGCCCGTCATGTTTCACACCTCTGATCCAAGCGCTTTCTTCGATCCGATCGACGCCCATAACGAACGTTATGAAGAGCTAGCCGCACACCCGGACTGGGGTTTTCATGGGCTTCCGGTGACAAAACGCGATCTCCTCGAACAGCGCAATCGAGTGATCGCCCGGCATGCTAAAACGACCTTCGTCGGGGCGCATTGTGCTGAAAGTGGCGAAGATCTCGCATATCTCGCTCAACAACTGGACGCCCTGCCGAATCTTCAGATCGATATAAGCGCTCGAACTCCGGAGTTAGGGCGGCAACCTTATACTTCTCGCGCCTTCTTTTTAAAGTATGCGGATCGCATCATCTTCGGTACCGACCTACTGCCCGAAGTAGATATGTACCGCCTCTACTATCGCTTTTTAGAGACAGCGGACGAGTACTTCGAATATCCGTCCCATGCCTCTCGACAAGGGCGCTGGAATATCTACGGTATATTCCTGCCTGACGACGTTCTAAAAAAAATCTATCGCGACAACGCGCTCCGGTTGCTCCCTCGCTTGCGTCAGCCTTGA